A stretch of Bradyrhizobium sp. AZCC 2262 DNA encodes these proteins:
- a CDS encoding MFS transporter codes for MKFAEFKKAGHWPTLLAAFLYFDISFMAWVALGPLIVYIVRDMNLAVDEKFTLVAIPVLAGALLRVPMGFLADLFGAKRTGIIAQLVVIAATAWVCYFGLPTKLSVEVFGLALGIGGASFAVALPQASRWYPPQYQGVVMGIAGAGNMGVVLDTMFAPSIAEHWGWQAVFGVLLVPMLLILAYYAYAAKDAPGERKPISLKAYGTLLRDPDSRWFMFFYFITFGGFVGLANALPLYFSVQYHVSGVAAGLLVSLIVAFGSGFRPVGGLLADRIGGIRSLSMFFGVVVGAYLVIAFMPEGPAAPAPAGWALTEMPRIAWVSVLLFSIGVLALGMGNGAVFQLIPLRFRQEIGLMTGMVGCAGGIGGFFLAKALGVAKGMTGGFGAGFLFFGLLALLGFLGLAMVKVRWRTTWGAASGARV; via the coding sequence ATGAAGTTTGCTGAATTCAAGAAGGCTGGTCACTGGCCCACGCTGCTCGCGGCCTTCCTCTATTTCGACATAAGCTTCATGGCTTGGGTCGCGCTCGGTCCGTTGATCGTCTACATCGTGCGCGACATGAACCTTGCCGTCGACGAGAAGTTCACGCTTGTCGCCATCCCGGTTCTGGCCGGCGCGTTGCTGCGGGTGCCGATGGGCTTTCTCGCCGATCTGTTCGGCGCCAAACGAACCGGAATTATCGCACAACTCGTCGTCATCGCCGCGACGGCATGGGTTTGCTACTTCGGCCTCCCGACCAAGCTGTCGGTGGAGGTCTTTGGTCTCGCGCTCGGCATCGGCGGCGCCTCGTTCGCGGTTGCGCTGCCGCAGGCGAGCCGCTGGTATCCGCCGCAATATCAGGGCGTGGTGATGGGGATCGCCGGCGCCGGCAATATGGGTGTCGTGCTCGACACGATGTTCGCGCCGTCGATCGCCGAACATTGGGGCTGGCAAGCCGTGTTCGGCGTGCTGCTCGTTCCGATGCTGCTGATCCTCGCCTACTACGCCTATGCCGCCAAGGATGCGCCCGGAGAACGGAAACCGATTTCGCTAAAGGCTTATGGCACGTTGCTGCGCGATCCCGACAGCCGCTGGTTCATGTTCTTCTACTTCATCACCTTCGGTGGTTTCGTCGGACTGGCCAACGCGTTGCCGCTGTATTTCAGCGTGCAGTATCACGTATCAGGCGTTGCGGCCGGCCTGCTGGTTTCCCTGATCGTCGCCTTCGGTTCGGGTTTCCGCCCGGTCGGTGGCCTGCTCGCCGACCGCATCGGCGGCATCCGCTCGTTGTCGATGTTTTTTGGGGTCGTCGTGGGGGCCTATCTTGTCATCGCCTTCATGCCGGAGGGACCGGCTGCTCCGGCGCCTGCGGGTTGGGCGCTCACCGAGATGCCGCGGATCGCCTGGGTGTCAGTGTTGCTGTTCTCGATCGGAGTCCTCGCGCTCGGCATGGGTAACGGCGCCGTGTTTCAGCTCATCCCGCTGCGCTTCCGTCAGGAGATCGGCCTCATGACCGGCATGGTCGGCTGCGCCGGCGGCATCGGCGGCTTCTTCCTTGCCAAAGCGCTCGGCGTCGCCAAGGGAATGACGGGCGGTTTCGGCGCGGGCTTCCTGTTTTTCGGCCTGCTGGCGTTGCTTGGTTTCCTGGGACTTGCCATGGTCAAGGTGCGCTGGCGCACCACATGGGGCGCCGCATCGGGAGCGCGGGTCTGA
- the nirB gene encoding nitrite reductase large subunit NirB: MLDKVNKQKLVVIGNGMAGIRTVEVLLDRAPDLYDITVFGSEPYGNYNRILLSPVLAGEKTVNDIMLNTEQWYEDNGITLRKGEMIEMIDRRTCEVVTAEGARVPYDRLLIATGSNPIMLPLPGKDLPGVIGFRDIQDVERMVQASTSYKDAVVIGGGLLGLEAANGLMKRGMNVTVVHLLDTLMERQLDQVAGGLLRKSLEERGMVFKMPAQTQAILGEDRVTGVRFADGEVLPADLVVMAVGIRPNFELARKAGLHCERGIVVSDTMQTYDGRIYAVGECVQHRRQTYGLVAPLFDQAKVCANHLAMKGFATYDGSVVSTKLKVTGIDLFSAGDFAPGADKEEIVMQDASRGVYKRIILRDKKIIGAVLYGDTIDGPWYFQHLRDGTDVSQMRERLVFGAANLGDGGHSGKNSVAAMSDDAEICGCNGVCKGTIVKAISEKKLFTIDDVRAHTKASSSCGSCTGLVEQVLAFTLGGDYSVAPKVKPMCACTDHSHDDARRVIIENGLKTIPDVMRFMDWKTPNGCHSCRPALNYYLLATWPGEYRDDQQSRYINERVHANIQKDGTYSVVPRMWGGVTTPDELRAIADVADKFKIPTVKVTGGQRIDLLGVKKEDLPAVWADLNDAGMVSGHAYAKGLRTVKTCVGSEWCRFGTQDSTGLGIKIEKFMWGSWTPAKVKLAVSGCPRNCAEATCKDVGVVCVDSGFEIHFAGAAGLHIKGTEFLTKVATEEETLEVIAALTQLYREQGWYLERMYKWCDRVGLDAIRKQVVDDVANRKALFSRFAYSQQFSQSDPWAARAKRGVDRNEFTPLAELELA, from the coding sequence ATGCTCGACAAAGTGAACAAGCAAAAGTTGGTGGTGATCGGCAACGGCATGGCCGGCATCCGCACGGTCGAAGTGCTGCTGGACCGTGCGCCAGATCTCTACGACATCACCGTCTTCGGCTCCGAGCCATACGGCAACTACAATCGAATTCTGCTGTCGCCCGTGCTCGCCGGCGAGAAGACCGTCAACGACATCATGCTCAACACGGAGCAGTGGTACGAGGATAACGGGATCACGCTGCGCAAGGGTGAAATGATCGAGATGATCGATCGGCGCACCTGCGAAGTCGTCACCGCGGAAGGCGCGCGGGTGCCTTACGATCGCCTGCTGATCGCCACCGGCTCGAACCCGATCATGTTGCCGCTTCCGGGCAAGGACCTCCCGGGAGTCATCGGCTTTCGCGACATTCAGGACGTCGAGCGCATGGTTCAGGCCTCGACCAGCTACAAGGACGCGGTCGTGATCGGCGGCGGCCTGCTCGGCCTTGAAGCCGCCAACGGCCTGATGAAGCGCGGCATGAACGTCACCGTCGTGCATCTGCTCGACACGCTGATGGAGCGCCAGCTCGATCAGGTTGCGGGTGGATTGCTGCGCAAGTCGCTGGAAGAACGCGGCATGGTGTTCAAGATGCCCGCGCAGACGCAGGCGATCCTCGGCGAGGATCGCGTCACCGGTGTGCGCTTCGCCGACGGCGAGGTACTTCCCGCCGATCTGGTCGTCATGGCGGTCGGCATCCGCCCGAATTTCGAGCTGGCGCGCAAAGCGGGTCTCCATTGCGAGCGCGGTATCGTCGTCTCCGACACCATGCAGACCTACGACGGGCGAATCTACGCCGTCGGCGAATGCGTACAGCACCGTCGCCAGACCTACGGCCTCGTCGCTCCGCTGTTCGACCAGGCCAAGGTGTGCGCCAACCACCTCGCCATGAAGGGGTTTGCCACCTATGACGGTTCGGTCGTTTCGACCAAACTGAAGGTGACCGGGATCGACCTGTTCTCCGCCGGCGATTTTGCGCCGGGCGCGGACAAGGAAGAGATCGTCATGCAGGACGCTTCGCGCGGGGTCTACAAGCGGATCATCCTGCGCGACAAGAAGATCATCGGCGCCGTGCTCTATGGCGATACCATCGACGGCCCCTGGTACTTCCAGCATCTGCGCGACGGCACCGACGTTTCGCAAATGCGCGAGCGGCTGGTGTTCGGCGCCGCCAATCTCGGCGATGGCGGCCATAGCGGCAAGAACTCGGTCGCCGCCATGAGCGATGACGCGGAAATCTGCGGATGCAACGGCGTCTGCAAGGGTACGATCGTGAAGGCGATCAGCGAAAAGAAACTGTTCACGATCGACGACGTGCGTGCCCACACCAAGGCCTCTTCGTCCTGCGGTTCATGTACCGGCCTGGTCGAGCAGGTGCTCGCTTTCACGCTCGGCGGCGACTATTCGGTAGCGCCGAAGGTCAAGCCGATGTGCGCGTGCACCGATCACAGCCACGACGATGCGCGCCGCGTCATCATCGAGAACGGATTGAAGACCATCCCCGATGTCATGCGGTTCATGGACTGGAAGACGCCGAACGGCTGCCACTCCTGCCGGCCCGCCCTGAACTATTACCTGCTCGCGACCTGGCCCGGCGAGTATCGCGACGACCAGCAGTCGCGCTACATCAACGAACGCGTTCACGCCAATATCCAGAAGGACGGAACCTATTCGGTCGTGCCGCGGATGTGGGGCGGCGTCACGACGCCGGACGAACTGCGCGCCATCGCCGACGTCGCGGACAAGTTCAAGATTCCGACCGTCAAGGTGACCGGCGGACAGCGCATCGATCTTCTCGGCGTGAAGAAGGAGGATTTGCCTGCGGTCTGGGCCGATCTCAATGATGCGGGTATGGTGTCCGGCCACGCCTATGCCAAGGGATTGCGCACGGTGAAGACCTGTGTCGGTTCGGAATGGTGCCGTTTCGGTACGCAGGACTCGACCGGCCTCGGCATCAAGATCGAAAAATTCATGTGGGGCTCGTGGACGCCGGCCAAGGTAAAGCTTGCGGTGTCCGGTTGCCCGCGCAATTGCGCGGAAGCCACCTGCAAGGACGTCGGCGTCGTCTGCGTCGATTCCGGATTCGAGATCCACTTCGCCGGCGCCGCCGGTCTTCACATCAAGGGAACCGAGTTCCTGACCAAGGTCGCGACCGAGGAGGAGACGCTCGAAGTCATCGCCGCATTGACGCAGCTCTATCGCGAGCAGGGCTGGTATCTGGAGCGCATGTACAAGTGGTGCGATCGGGTCGGTCTCGACGCCATCCGCAAGCAGGTGGTCGACGATGTCGCCAACCGCAAAGCGCTGTTCAGCCGTTTTGCCTATTCGCAGCAATTCTCGCAGAGCGATCCGTGGGCGGCGCGTGCCAAACGCGGCGTCGACCGCAACGAATTCACCCCGCTCGCGGAGCTGGAGCTCGCATGA
- the nirD gene encoding nitrite reductase small subunit NirD, producing MTNWIEIGALSDIPVLGSRVVRTASGDIAVFRTADDEVFALDDRCPHKGGPLSQGIVHNKRVTCPLHNFVIELRSGTAVAPDEGCTRAHPTKVENNTVWLCIQTAAAVPAE from the coding sequence ATGACCAACTGGATTGAAATCGGGGCGCTGAGCGACATTCCCGTTCTCGGCTCGCGCGTCGTGCGAACGGCGTCCGGAGATATTGCGGTATTTCGGACTGCCGATGACGAGGTATTCGCGCTCGACGATCGCTGTCCGCACAAGGGCGGACCGCTATCGCAAGGCATCGTCCACAACAAGCGCGTCACCTGTCCGCTGCACAATTTCGTCATTGAGCTCAGGAGCGGTACGGCGGTCGCTCCCGACGAGGGATGTACGCGCGCGCATCCGACCAAGGTGGAGAACAACACCGTCTGGCTTTGCATCCAGACGGCGGCGGCTGTGCCCGCCGAGTGA
- a CDS encoding nitrate reductase, which yields MPVKTSCPYCGVGCGVLADRDASGAVTVRGDPLHPANFGRLCAKGSALAETIGLEGRLLAPVVNGQETSWDAALDHVAEGFGSIVREHGPDSVAFYVSGQILTEDYYVINKLAKGFIGTANIDTNSRLCMASSVAGHKRAFGSDTVPGCYEDLESADLLVLVGSNAAWCHPILYQRMVAAKANNPACRIVVIDPRRTATCEDADLHLPLRSGSDSVLFNGLLAHLASRDAIDSAFVDGSTTGAEAALQQVAGQTVAQTADICGLTEGAVALFFDWFAKTERVVTLYSQGVNQSSSGVDKVNSIINCHLLTGRIGRPGMGPFSLTGQPNAMGGREVGGLANQLAAHMEIENPKHRDIVQRFWQSPVIADKQGLKAVDMFEAIADRRIKAVWIMSTNPLVSLPDADRARRALDGCELVVVSDCMRHTDTTRHAQILLPALTWGEKDGTVTNSERRISRQRRFLPAPGTARADWQAVCDVAQRMGFSGFDYPNAAAIFREHARLSSFENEGTRDFDLSALNTLDDRAYDALTPIQWPVTREYPTGTPRMFETGKFFTADHRARFVPVTPRAAVNATSRDYPLVLNTGRVRDQWHTMTRTGKSARLLAHIFEPYAEFHPDDARMAGVENGGLVRLTSPWGEMVARVVVTAEQRRGCVFVPMHWNGEYAGDGRVNALVNPATDPISGQPESKHTPVKAAAYLPKWHAFILSRQEIERPATGYWVGGLSGTCWRMELAGDERPTSWRDWARAQLRVGYDDIEWIAYRDPKAGRFRYAAVRGGRLEGCVFIAPDHKLVSRSWLSGLFAEQALSPNARMSLLTGQPLDAGQDVGPIVCSCFGVGQHQISAEIKKGAASVDDVGRRLKAGTNCGACKPEIGKLLRGTAVRDSQPA from the coding sequence GTGCCAGTGAAGACAAGCTGTCCGTATTGCGGCGTCGGCTGCGGCGTCCTCGCTGACAGGGATGCCTCGGGCGCCGTTACCGTCCGCGGCGATCCGCTTCATCCCGCCAATTTCGGGCGGCTGTGCGCGAAAGGCTCGGCGCTCGCCGAGACCATCGGCCTCGAGGGGCGGCTGCTGGCTCCTGTGGTCAACGGGCAGGAAACAAGCTGGGATGCGGCGCTCGATCATGTCGCGGAGGGTTTTGGCAGTATAGTCCGCGAGCATGGGCCGGATTCGGTGGCCTTCTACGTCTCCGGCCAGATTCTGACCGAGGACTATTACGTCATCAACAAGCTCGCCAAGGGCTTCATCGGCACCGCCAACATCGACACCAATTCCCGGCTGTGCATGGCGTCGAGCGTGGCGGGCCACAAGCGCGCGTTCGGCAGCGACACCGTTCCGGGCTGCTATGAGGATCTCGAAAGCGCCGATCTTCTGGTTCTCGTCGGCTCCAATGCCGCCTGGTGCCATCCGATCCTTTACCAGCGCATGGTGGCCGCCAAGGCCAACAACCCGGCGTGCCGCATCGTCGTCATCGATCCGCGGCGGACTGCGACTTGCGAGGACGCCGATCTCCACCTGCCGCTTCGCTCGGGCAGCGATTCGGTGCTGTTCAACGGGTTGCTCGCGCATCTTGCATCGCGCGACGCCATCGACAGCGCATTCGTGGATGGATCCACCACCGGCGCCGAAGCCGCGCTGCAACAGGTCGCCGGCCAGACGGTTGCGCAGACGGCCGACATCTGCGGCCTGACTGAGGGCGCGGTGGCGTTGTTCTTCGACTGGTTCGCCAAAACCGAGCGGGTCGTCACGCTCTATTCGCAGGGCGTCAACCAGTCGAGCAGCGGCGTTGACAAGGTCAATTCGATCATCAACTGTCATTTGTTGACCGGCCGTATCGGGCGGCCCGGCATGGGGCCGTTCTCGCTGACCGGACAACCCAACGCGATGGGTGGCCGGGAAGTCGGCGGGCTGGCCAATCAATTGGCCGCCCACATGGAGATTGAAAATCCGAAACACCGCGACATCGTGCAGCGCTTCTGGCAGTCGCCTGTCATCGCGGACAAGCAGGGCCTCAAGGCTGTCGACATGTTCGAGGCGATCGCCGACCGGCGCATCAAGGCGGTCTGGATCATGTCCACCAATCCACTGGTCAGCTTGCCGGATGCCGATCGTGCGCGCCGCGCGCTCGATGGCTGCGAGCTCGTCGTCGTATCCGATTGCATGCGCCATACCGACACCACGCGTCATGCCCAAATATTGTTGCCGGCGCTGACCTGGGGCGAAAAGGACGGCACCGTCACCAACTCCGAACGCCGTATCTCCCGGCAGCGGCGGTTCCTGCCGGCGCCCGGCACTGCAAGGGCCGACTGGCAGGCGGTTTGCGACGTCGCGCAGCGCATGGGCTTTTCGGGGTTCGACTATCCGAACGCTGCCGCGATCTTCCGCGAGCACGCGAGACTCTCCAGTTTCGAGAATGAAGGGACCCGCGATTTCGATCTGTCCGCCCTGAATACGCTCGACGATCGCGCCTACGATGCGCTTACTCCGATCCAGTGGCCGGTCACGCGCGAATATCCGACCGGCACGCCGCGGATGTTCGAAACCGGAAAATTCTTCACGGCCGATCATAGAGCGCGTTTCGTGCCGGTGACGCCGCGTGCCGCCGTGAACGCGACCAGCCGCGATTATCCGCTGGTGCTCAATACCGGGCGGGTCCGCGACCAATGGCACACCATGACGCGGACGGGAAAATCAGCGCGGCTGCTGGCGCACATTTTCGAGCCTTATGCCGAATTCCATCCCGACGATGCGCGCATGGCTGGCGTCGAGAATGGCGGCCTCGTCCGACTGACCAGCCCGTGGGGCGAGATGGTGGCGCGCGTTGTCGTTACCGCCGAACAGCGGCGCGGCTGCGTGTTCGTGCCGATGCACTGGAACGGGGAGTATGCCGGCGATGGCCGGGTCAATGCGCTGGTCAATCCGGCGACCGATCCGATCTCCGGGCAGCCGGAGTCCAAGCACACGCCGGTCAAGGCGGCAGCCTACTTGCCGAAATGGCATGCCTTCATCCTCAGCCGCCAGGAGATCGAGCGGCCCGCCACGGGTTACTGGGTCGGCGGCCTTTCAGGGACCTGCTGGCGGATGGAGCTCGCCGGCGACGAGCGACCAACGAGCTGGCGCGATTGGGCGCGGGCGCAGCTTCGCGTCGGGTATGACGACATCGAGTGGATCGCCTATCGCGATCCGAAGGCCGGCCGTTTCCGCTACGCGGCCGTTCGCGGCGGCCGGCTGGAAGGTTGCGTGTTCATCGCCCCCGATCACAAGCTGGTCTCGCGGTCGTGGCTATCAGGGCTTTTCGCGGAGCAGGCCTTGTCGCCGAATGCGCGGATGTCACTGCTGACGGGTCAACCGCTCGATGCGGGCCAGGACGTTGGGCCGATCGTCTGCTCGTGCTTCGGCGTCGGACAGCACCAGATCTCGGCTGAAATCAAAAAAGGGGCAGCCAGCGTCGACGATGTCGGCCGACGCCTGAAGGCCGGTACCAATTGCGGCGCGTGCAAGCCGGAGATCGGCAAGCTGCTGCGCGGCACGGCCGTACGGGATTCGCAGCCGGCATGA
- the nhaA gene encoding Na+/H+ antiporter NhaA codes for MTAEVPASDYPDNTGLYGGVVLGLSAIAALVVANSSFGPAYEALLRMTGEVRIGTIGLSKTIDHWINDGLMAVFFLLVGLEIKREAIEGALASPKKAALPVIAAFGGFVTPAAIFAAVNWGNADALRGWAIPAATDIAFALGVCAMLGRKVPASLKTFLLALAIIDDLMAIIVIAIFYTADLSVTALALGGLGVAALVVLNLLDVRRPSFYLIAGLFTWVCVLKSGVHATLAGVAVGLAMPMTRHDGHSLLEDTEHALRPWVIFTIVPIFAFANAGVSLHGLTLSKLAEPITLGIIAGLFVGKQIGVFVASMLAIRLGLAAMPEGTTTTKLYAMAILTGIGFTMSLFIGTLAFDDEVVLKQVRLGVLMASLLSGIVAALMFSAIARSGGTSPPR; via the coding sequence ATGACGGCCGAGGTTCCGGCATCTGACTACCCCGACAACACAGGCCTCTATGGCGGCGTAGTTCTTGGCCTCTCCGCCATCGCGGCTCTCGTCGTCGCAAACTCGTCCTTCGGGCCGGCCTACGAGGCGCTGTTGCGGATGACGGGCGAGGTCCGGATCGGGACGATCGGACTGAGCAAGACCATCGATCACTGGATCAATGACGGCCTGATGGCGGTGTTCTTTCTGCTGGTCGGGCTCGAGATCAAGCGCGAGGCGATCGAGGGCGCGCTGGCGAGCCCAAAGAAAGCGGCATTGCCCGTGATCGCCGCGTTCGGCGGCTTTGTCACGCCGGCCGCGATCTTTGCCGCCGTGAACTGGGGCAATGCCGACGCGTTGCGCGGCTGGGCCATACCGGCCGCGACCGACATCGCCTTTGCACTCGGCGTTTGCGCCATGCTGGGACGCAAGGTGCCGGCTTCGCTGAAGACCTTTCTGTTGGCGCTCGCGATCATCGACGACCTGATGGCCATCATCGTGATCGCGATCTTCTATACCGCGGACCTTTCGGTCACGGCGCTGGCGCTCGGCGGGCTGGGCGTCGCGGCGCTCGTGGTTCTCAACCTGCTCGATGTGCGCAGACCATCGTTCTATCTGATCGCGGGATTGTTCACCTGGGTCTGCGTACTCAAATCCGGCGTACATGCGACGCTGGCCGGCGTCGCCGTCGGTCTCGCGATGCCGATGACCAGACATGACGGGCACAGCCTGCTGGAAGATACCGAACATGCGCTCAGGCCGTGGGTGATTTTCACCATCGTGCCGATTTTCGCCTTCGCGAATGCCGGCGTATCGCTTCACGGATTGACCTTGTCAAAACTGGCGGAGCCGATAACGCTTGGCATTATCGCTGGGCTTTTCGTCGGCAAGCAGATCGGGGTCTTTGTCGCTTCGATGCTTGCGATCAGGCTGGGCCTGGCTGCGATGCCGGAAGGAACGACCACGACAAAGCTCTACGCCATGGCCATCCTGACCGGCATCGGCTTCACCATGAGCCTCTTCATCGGCACGCTGGCCTTCGACGATGAGGTGGTGCTGAAACAGGTCCGGCTCGGCGTTCTCATGGCTTCGCTGCTGTCCGGCATCGTCGCCGCGCTAATGTTCTCGGCGATCGCGCGATCGGGTGGGACTTCACCTCCCCGATAA
- a CDS encoding TetR/AcrR family transcriptional regulator, producing the protein MSPRPARKAQNAYHHGDLRDALVQAALHEVELGGPEAISISALAKKLGVSQPAPYKHFSDRETLLTAVTAEAFRQFSAMMRAAIEKPSKQSKLSRFAQLTLDFGLRRNGIYRLMFASRTMACTPKGSELHSAAMETFELLMEALEAPAVGLLRERSALKIWASLHGVVMLAEQGLLTGQVAHVSREELVEDIVQETKLALSLAIETAGKDGR; encoded by the coding sequence ATGTCGCCTCGACCTGCACGCAAAGCACAGAACGCCTACCACCATGGGGATCTCCGCGATGCCCTGGTTCAGGCTGCATTGCATGAAGTCGAACTGGGCGGTCCGGAAGCGATCAGCATCAGCGCGCTTGCCAAAAAGCTCGGCGTCTCGCAGCCGGCGCCCTACAAGCATTTTTCCGATCGTGAGACGCTGCTGACGGCCGTCACCGCCGAAGCGTTTCGCCAGTTCAGCGCCATGATGCGGGCGGCGATCGAAAAACCGTCGAAGCAATCGAAGCTGTCGCGCTTCGCACAGCTCACGCTGGATTTCGGCCTGCGCCGCAATGGCATCTATCGCCTCATGTTCGCATCGCGAACCATGGCATGTACGCCGAAAGGCAGCGAGCTGCACAGCGCAGCCATGGAGACCTTTGAACTCCTCATGGAGGCACTGGAGGCCCCCGCGGTGGGACTTCTGCGCGAGCGTAGCGCCCTGAAGATCTGGGCCTCGCTGCACGGCGTGGTGATGCTGGCCGAACAGGGACTGCTCACCGGCCAGGTCGCCCATGTCAGCCGGGAAGAACTGGTCGAGGACATCGTGCAGGAAACCAAGCTTGCGCTGTCACTCGCCATCGAAACGGCCGGCAAAGACGGCCGATGA
- a CDS encoding ferredoxin, which yields MAGKLKIRVDQDKCQGHARCKSLAPELFDLDEFGNAHEVGDGSVPAGLEDKAWLAQTNCPEIAIEVTEE from the coding sequence ATGGCCGGAAAGCTGAAAATCCGCGTCGACCAGGACAAATGTCAGGGCCACGCGCGCTGCAAATCACTGGCGCCCGAACTGTTCGACCTTGACGAATTCGGCAACGCGCACGAAGTCGGCGACGGTTCCGTGCCCGCGGGCCTGGAAGACAAGGCCTGGCTCGCCCAGACCAACTGTCCCGAGATCGCGATCGAAGTGACCGAGGAATAG
- a CDS encoding cytochrome P450: MSDSASIMPEHPPVTDWINDFDHTDPTWTENPFPIWEKLRAASAVVHTERFLGCYMPTTYQAVKEISYDTDHFSSRRVIVRDVRPEITARAPPITSDPPEHKPAKQLLLPPFTPDAMKKLEPRVRAICNELIDEFIADGKCDAAARYTKHVPVRAIAHMLGIPEKDGDLFIKWIHGILELGIKDDNALMEAVREMTGYFAGHIEHRKNNPTDDLISTLMNARDKDGNPLADEHVLGSLRLLLIAGIDTTWSAIGSSLWHLAKTPADRERLVKEPELMPLAVEELLRAYSPVTMAREVMKETTISGCPVKPGNMVLLSFPAANRDPAMFPDADKVVIDRKENRHAAFGLGIHRCVGSNLARMEMTVAIEEWLKRIPDFRLDPAGEVTWSEGTVRGPRQLPVLFGKAS, encoded by the coding sequence ATGTCCGATTCCGCCAGCATCATGCCCGAACATCCCCCGGTCACCGACTGGATCAACGATTTCGACCACACCGATCCGACCTGGACGGAAAACCCGTTCCCGATCTGGGAAAAATTGCGCGCGGCCTCGGCCGTCGTTCACACCGAGCGCTTCCTCGGCTGCTACATGCCGACCACTTACCAGGCGGTAAAGGAAATCTCCTACGATACCGACCACTTTTCTTCCCGGCGCGTCATCGTGCGCGACGTTCGCCCGGAAATCACCGCGCGCGCGCCGCCGATCACTTCCGATCCGCCCGAGCACAAGCCTGCCAAGCAATTGCTGCTGCCGCCGTTCACGCCCGACGCGATGAAGAAGCTGGAGCCGCGGGTGCGCGCCATCTGCAATGAACTGATCGACGAGTTCATTGCCGACGGCAAATGCGACGCCGCCGCGCGCTACACCAAGCATGTTCCGGTTCGCGCCATCGCCCATATGCTCGGGATTCCGGAGAAGGACGGCGATCTCTTCATCAAGTGGATTCACGGCATCCTCGAACTCGGCATCAAGGATGACAACGCGCTGATGGAGGCGGTGAGGGAGATGACCGGCTATTTCGCTGGCCATATCGAGCATCGCAAAAACAATCCGACCGACGACCTGATCTCGACGCTGATGAACGCGAGGGACAAGGACGGAAACCCGCTGGCGGATGAGCACGTGCTGGGTTCGCTGCGGCTGCTTTTGATCGCCGGCATCGACACCACTTGGAGCGCGATCGGCTCCTCGCTGTGGCATCTGGCGAAGACTCCGGCGGACCGTGAGCGCCTCGTCAAAGAGCCCGAACTGATGCCGCTCGCAGTCGAGGAATTGCTGCGCGCCTATTCGCCGGTGACGATGGCACGCGAAGTGATGAAGGAGACGACCATCAGCGGCTGTCCGGTCAAGCCCGGCAACATGGTGCTGTTGTCGTTTCCGGCCGCCAACCGCGATCCCGCCATGTTCCCCGATGCCGACAAGGTGGTGATAGACCGCAAGGAGAATCGCCATGCCGCATTCGGCCTCGGCATTCACCGCTGCGTCGGCTCCAACCTGGCGCGCATGGAAATGACGGTTGCGATCGAGGAGTGGCTGAAGCGGATTCCGGATTTCAGGCTCGATCCGGCCGGCGAGGTCACCTGGTCGGAAGGCACCGTGCGCGGCCCGCGCCAGTTGCCCGTGCTGTTCGGCAAGGCGAGCTGA